A portion of the Corynebacterium ammoniagenes DSM 20306 genome contains these proteins:
- the dtd gene encoding D-aminoacyl-tRNA deacylase, with product MRAVLTRCLSASVTVDDEVVGSFDAPDTGGLLALVGVSTEDIEAGEKDPTVLENKIATMARKIAELRILDGETSVETTGAPVLVVSQFTLYGRTAKGRRPSWSDAAPGPAAEPVINKIIEQLRARDVHVEEGRFGAMMKVSSVNDGPFTVLVEA from the coding sequence ATGCGCGCAGTTTTAACCCGCTGTCTTTCGGCTTCGGTCACCGTCGACGATGAGGTCGTGGGAAGCTTTGATGCTCCAGACACCGGCGGGCTGCTAGCCCTGGTCGGCGTTTCAACCGAAGATATTGAGGCTGGCGAGAAAGACCCGACGGTGCTGGAGAACAAGATTGCCACCATGGCTCGCAAGATAGCGGAGCTTCGCATCTTGGACGGAGAAACCTCTGTGGAGACAACCGGTGCTCCCGTCCTAGTAGTCAGCCAGTTCACCTTGTATGGACGCACGGCTAAGGGGCGCCGCCCTTCGTGGTCGGATGCGGCGCCTGGACCGGCAGCCGAACCGGTCATCAATAAGATCATTGAGCAATTGCGGGCGCGAGATGTGCATGTAGAAGAAGGACGATTCGGGGCGATGATGAAAGTCTCTTCTGTCAACGATGGTCCCTTTACTGTGCTCGTTGAGGCCTAA
- a CDS encoding DUF7059 domain-containing protein, producing MTEFCPPLNPDLPVHSLAQELITVFDKAGFNSHGVAAHLGPQATEALYRGEPAAVEVATAHGSQMDLLIRLFLLHEPMPATELAKAVGSVMATKLVDANVAVTNASGVVRIALDIRSHVIDGTNRWVFSDVDASIVDHVPGSDHVLGLGAASLSLLRTTPTTPVHSVLDLGTGSGVQLLGQLNSAERIVATDVHERALALAQATLATTDATHVDFRHGSWFEPVADERFDRIVANPPFVVGLPEVGHVYRDSGLDLDGASELVVSEAAEHLNPGGMAHLLAAWVHTPDQPWQQRVASWLPRTGVSAWVLQRDVADPALYVSTWLKDESIDPRSPEGRERSRLWLEHFRDNDVTGIGFGFVALQRIDDSLPSEVTAEEIPQAFEDALGPEVEEHFMRANWLRNLLPDELGDKQFGLRPGVAREDIALSNSQLGFGFSRATMRLTRTEGPRWTHEVDEHIAAIVAGLNPQGLNLRETLELYAVANDYDSEELFTAALPAITDLVRHGFLYPTELGPVI from the coding sequence ATGACCGAATTTTGCCCGCCGCTTAACCCCGATCTTCCCGTGCATTCGCTCGCACAGGAACTAATAACGGTCTTTGACAAGGCTGGTTTTAATTCCCATGGCGTTGCCGCTCACCTAGGCCCACAGGCAACCGAGGCTTTGTATCGCGGTGAGCCAGCAGCGGTCGAGGTAGCTACGGCACATGGCAGTCAGATGGATCTGCTCATCAGGTTATTCCTTTTGCATGAGCCCATGCCGGCAACAGAATTGGCTAAGGCCGTAGGTTCGGTCATGGCAACAAAGCTTGTCGATGCCAACGTGGCCGTCACCAACGCCTCCGGGGTGGTACGAATCGCCCTGGATATTCGTTCCCATGTCATCGATGGCACCAACCGCTGGGTCTTTTCTGACGTGGATGCTTCCATCGTCGACCACGTCCCCGGCTCTGACCACGTTTTAGGCCTTGGTGCTGCCAGCTTGTCGCTGCTGCGCACCACGCCTACGACCCCAGTGCATTCGGTCTTAGATTTGGGTACGGGATCGGGTGTGCAATTGCTCGGGCAATTAAACAGCGCGGAGCGCATCGTAGCTACCGATGTTCACGAGCGCGCATTAGCGCTTGCACAAGCAACGCTTGCGACCACCGATGCCACACACGTGGATTTTCGCCATGGCAGCTGGTTTGAACCTGTCGCCGACGAGCGCTTCGATCGCATCGTGGCTAACCCGCCGTTTGTGGTGGGTCTTCCGGAGGTTGGCCACGTCTACCGTGACTCGGGGTTAGATCTCGATGGCGCTAGTGAGCTCGTAGTCTCTGAAGCTGCGGAGCATCTCAATCCCGGCGGAATGGCACATCTGCTTGCGGCGTGGGTGCATACCCCAGATCAACCCTGGCAACAGCGCGTTGCATCATGGCTACCGCGGACTGGGGTCAGCGCGTGGGTATTGCAGCGCGATGTCGCTGATCCGGCGCTGTATGTATCTACCTGGCTCAAAGATGAATCCATCGACCCGCGCAGTCCGGAAGGTCGGGAACGCTCGCGACTGTGGCTAGAACACTTCCGCGACAACGATGTTACCGGCATTGGTTTTGGCTTCGTCGCCTTACAACGCATTGATGATTCTTTGCCGTCAGAAGTAACCGCCGAGGAAATCCCGCAAGCTTTTGAGGACGCTTTAGGTCCCGAGGTGGAAGAGCACTTTATGCGCGCTAACTGGTTGCGCAACTTACTGCCCGATGAGCTCGGGGATAAACAATTTGGGCTTCGCCCAGGCGTTGCCCGTGAAGATATTGCGCTGTCTAACTCGCAACTCGGCTTCGGGTTCTCCCGCGCCACCATGCGTCTAACGCGTACAGAAGGCCCGCGCTGGACGCATGAAGTCGATGAACATATCGCAGCGATTGTGGCCGGTCTCAACCCGCAAGGGCTCAATCTGCGTGAGACATTGGAACTATATGCCGTGGCCAATGACTATGATTCTGAGGAATTATTTACAGCAGCGTTGCCGGCGATTACTGATTTAGTCCGCCATGGTTTCCTCTACCCCACCGAACTTGGCCCGGTCATCTAG
- a CDS encoding DUF3099 domain-containing protein produces the protein MSSGHNKGKGKSTAKPWWRRKSSVLITDAQISPGQDRHRREIGYGILMFLRVPSLLLSLWLIYAFNAWIPAALISGVTIPLPWIAVVFANARGQKRDPRERNTYKPALARQARTEALAAGDAPQLEYTDSPRRESDIIDHVTDSTSRSNKSSNSTDDASDDPDSSKDE, from the coding sequence ATGAGTTCCGGTCACAACAAAGGCAAGGGTAAATCCACCGCCAAGCCGTGGTGGCGCCGCAAGTCATCTGTGCTGATTACAGATGCCCAGATCTCCCCTGGCCAAGATCGCCACCGACGCGAAATCGGCTATGGCATCTTGATGTTTTTGCGCGTTCCATCCCTGTTGCTGTCCCTGTGGCTCATTTATGCCTTTAACGCGTGGATTCCGGCCGCCTTAATCTCAGGCGTGACCATTCCCCTGCCATGGATCGCGGTGGTCTTTGCCAATGCGCGTGGGCAAAAACGTGACCCGCGCGAAAGAAACACGTACAAGCCTGCGCTAGCACGGCAAGCACGCACGGAAGCTTTAGCTGCAGGTGATGCGCCGCAGCTGGAATACACTGACTCCCCGCGCCGTGAATCTGACATTATTGACCATGTCACTGATTCCACATCACGCAGCAATAAATCGTCCAACTCCACGGATGATGCTTCAGATGACCCAGATTCTTCAAAGGATGAATAG
- a CDS encoding DUF3039 domain-containing protein, which translates to MEGVSTTTKTIERPDIREDVSNTDDDTPKFFHYVKKNQIVDSAVSGKMVVALCGETFPVTKQAKPGSPVCPDCERIYKGLRRK; encoded by the coding sequence ATGGAGGGCGTGAGTACGACGACAAAGACTATTGAGAGACCAGACATCCGTGAGGATGTAAGTAACACTGACGATGACACCCCGAAGTTCTTTCACTACGTCAAAAAGAACCAGATTGTGGACTCTGCTGTGTCCGGCAAGATGGTGGTTGCGTTGTGCGGGGAGACCTTTCCGGTGACGAAACAGGCAAAGCCGGGTTCGCCGGTCTGCCCCGACTGTGAACGGATTTATAAGGGCCTGCGTCGAAAGTGA
- a CDS encoding DEAD/DEAH box helicase has protein sequence MSAQTSRNKGQLRAWQQAALDKFLATKPRDFMAVATPGAGKTTFALRVATELLDSRAVERIIVVVPTEHLKVQWSAAGARVGLSLDPNFTNSSAVNPSFDGIVVTYAQVGMHPFKHRAVTSARRTLVILDEIHHAGDAKSWGDGVREAYDDAEHRLSLTGTPFRSDDSQIPFVRYEEDGEGHLVSQSDHTYDYGHALADGVVRPVVFLAYSGEARWRTSAGEEFAARLGDPLNPEQTARAWKTALDPRGDWIPSVLQAAHTRLLQMRRNMPDAGGLVIATDTATARAYAKILKELSSTPVSVILSDEPGSSERIQEFSDSRDEWMVAVRMVSEGVDVPRLAVGVYATSASTPLFFAQAIGRFVRSRMPGETASVFLPSVPRLLGLAENMEKSRDHVLGKPDREDDGWDEELVAQANKEQTEPDLEPSYESIGADAEFSSLIYDGSQFNTAALDSEDDADFLGIPGLLDADQVKDLLRKKQEEEMDARAAKEREERAAQAAEEHRRKIHGLPSAPANRRGGESSAQDDSDSPVAIDEVTNLRKELNTVVSITAGRTGRPHGAIHTEARKACGGPPTALCNAEQLRERIEYLRKW, from the coding sequence GTGAGTGCACAGACTTCCAGGAACAAGGGTCAACTACGTGCCTGGCAGCAAGCCGCACTTGATAAATTCCTCGCCACCAAGCCACGGGACTTCATGGCGGTGGCAACGCCAGGTGCAGGTAAGACGACCTTCGCCCTGCGCGTAGCTACCGAGCTACTGGATTCGCGTGCGGTTGAGCGCATCATCGTGGTGGTGCCCACCGAGCACCTCAAGGTGCAGTGGTCAGCTGCCGGGGCACGAGTGGGCTTATCGCTCGATCCCAATTTCACCAACTCTTCGGCCGTTAACCCTTCTTTCGACGGCATTGTGGTCACCTATGCCCAGGTGGGCATGCACCCGTTTAAGCACCGCGCGGTGACTTCTGCTCGCCGCACTTTGGTGATCTTGGATGAGATTCACCACGCGGGCGATGCCAAAAGCTGGGGCGATGGTGTGCGCGAAGCTTACGATGACGCGGAACACCGACTATCGCTAACCGGTACGCCGTTTCGTTCCGATGATTCGCAGATTCCGTTTGTGCGCTATGAAGAAGACGGCGAAGGCCACTTGGTGTCGCAGTCCGACCACACTTATGACTACGGGCATGCGCTTGCCGATGGTGTTGTGCGCCCTGTTGTCTTCTTGGCCTATTCGGGTGAAGCCCGCTGGCGTACCTCTGCTGGTGAGGAATTCGCCGCGCGTTTAGGTGATCCCCTCAACCCGGAGCAAACCGCACGTGCCTGGAAGACGGCGCTTGATCCTCGCGGTGACTGGATTCCTTCTGTGTTGCAGGCTGCGCACACGCGTTTGCTGCAGATGCGTCGGAATATGCCCGATGCCGGTGGGCTAGTAATTGCCACGGATACGGCCACTGCGCGTGCCTATGCCAAAATCCTTAAAGAGCTGTCCTCCACGCCGGTATCGGTGATTTTGTCAGATGAGCCTGGTTCTTCCGAGCGCATTCAAGAATTTTCCGATAGCCGCGATGAGTGGATGGTTGCGGTACGCATGGTGTCCGAAGGCGTTGACGTTCCCCGACTCGCAGTCGGTGTCTACGCAACCTCAGCATCCACGCCGCTCTTTTTCGCACAGGCCATCGGCCGCTTTGTTCGTTCCCGCATGCCGGGTGAGACAGCATCTGTCTTTTTGCCATCCGTGCCACGGCTGTTGGGGCTTGCGGAGAACATGGAAAAGTCCCGCGACCACGTCCTTGGCAAACCAGACCGGGAAGATGATGGTTGGGATGAAGAGCTAGTAGCCCAGGCCAATAAGGAACAAACCGAACCGGACCTGGAACCCTCCTATGAATCCATCGGCGCCGATGCGGAATTCTCCTCGCTGATCTACGACGGCTCGCAGTTTAATACTGCCGCCCTTGACTCCGAGGATGATGCTGATTTCTTAGGCATTCCAGGTCTATTGGACGCCGACCAGGTCAAGGACTTGCTGCGTAAAAAGCAGGAAGAAGAAATGGATGCGCGTGCGGCGAAAGAACGCGAAGAGCGCGCTGCCCAAGCGGCAGAAGAACATCGCCGCAAAATCCATGGTCTGCCTTCGGCACCGGCTAATAGGCGCGGGGGTGAAAGTAGTGCGCAAGACGACTCTGACTCTCCAGTTGCCATTGATGAAGTCACGAACCTGCGCAAGGAGCTCAACACCGTAGTCTCCATTACCGCGGGGCGTACCGGGCGACCACACGGCGCCATCCACACGGAAGCGCGTAAGGCCTGTGGTGGACCACCGACTGCTTTGTGCAACGCGGAGCAATTACGCGAAAGAATTGAATACCTCCGCAAGTGGTAA
- a CDS encoding FUSC family protein — translation MSELKGPRRKTLTLSDWWTAFIAINSTATRWPGALRAALAILIPGSIAMLTGNKDAILLICAGAFTVIYGEGIVYRKRWKVMLTAGALLWTGATVGALVGTLVFAPGNGHWWLLLTALFVSVLGAGTVFVQNALRLPPPGGFFIVMVTGGSTMLARAGIDPLEAAFWPLTAIATGLVLGMLPALLDPHGPERATVATLERATKAFEEAKDDALARHHQAQTALATAWEAIADAGIVRAGRVVIASQQELVDRTLKAQKAIVKRNQADSGAVSETLFESTNLIDPERTAMPHSRPTARYRIYRSLTADSHAMVTAKKVLVAGLATGVVGVALGLNRPDWGVISALLILQNGPEKIPGTIRGTHRVLGSILGLGLFSMFYLFGVDGWTMLAALAICQFFAEIMVVKNYALCVIFSTPLALLMGGIEEPLGDLVISRSSEIALSVLFAFIVLWFMSNSSKARENIRLQMRAYQSMSTVLGSLLTGTPDDALVQRRDLQYELLSERRSIQTLAMDHPEQAQQQWEKHRALQHAGYEILDYCSLSPNTMMEHGALGTLIASVRKISPAHDRSF, via the coding sequence GTGAGTGAGCTAAAAGGCCCGAGAAGAAAGACGCTGACGTTGTCGGATTGGTGGACGGCCTTTATCGCCATCAATTCGACCGCCACCAGGTGGCCCGGCGCACTGCGGGCGGCACTAGCTATCCTTATCCCGGGCAGCATCGCTATGCTCACCGGCAATAAGGACGCAATTCTGCTTATTTGTGCTGGAGCTTTTACTGTCATCTACGGCGAGGGCATTGTCTATCGCAAACGCTGGAAAGTCATGCTGACTGCGGGTGCATTGCTATGGACGGGCGCTACCGTCGGCGCGTTAGTCGGCACCTTGGTCTTTGCCCCCGGCAATGGGCATTGGTGGCTGTTGCTGACCGCCCTTTTTGTTTCCGTATTGGGTGCAGGCACAGTCTTTGTACAAAACGCCTTGCGCCTGCCACCGCCTGGCGGCTTTTTCATCGTCATGGTCACCGGTGGCTCCACCATGCTCGCGCGCGCCGGGATTGACCCACTAGAGGCAGCTTTTTGGCCGCTGACCGCAATTGCTACGGGATTGGTGCTCGGTATGTTGCCCGCGCTGTTGGATCCACATGGGCCAGAACGGGCAACAGTAGCCACCCTGGAGCGCGCGACGAAGGCTTTTGAAGAAGCTAAAGATGATGCGCTAGCCCGCCACCATCAAGCACAAACTGCACTGGCAACCGCGTGGGAAGCTATTGCAGATGCCGGGATTGTCCGTGCAGGGCGCGTAGTTATCGCCTCGCAACAAGAGCTGGTCGACCGCACACTCAAAGCGCAAAAGGCGATTGTTAAACGCAATCAAGCCGACTCTGGGGCCGTTTCGGAAACGCTTTTTGAATCCACGAATCTCATTGACCCGGAGCGCACCGCGATGCCGCACTCGCGGCCAACAGCACGCTATCGCATCTATCGCTCACTCACCGCAGATAGCCACGCGATGGTCACGGCGAAGAAGGTACTGGTTGCTGGTCTTGCCACGGGCGTGGTGGGTGTGGCGCTGGGACTTAACCGCCCTGACTGGGGCGTGATCTCTGCGTTGTTGATTTTGCAGAATGGCCCGGAAAAAATTCCCGGCACCATTCGCGGCACGCACCGCGTTTTAGGCTCCATTTTGGGACTGGGTTTATTTTCCATGTTCTATCTTTTCGGCGTCGATGGTTGGACGATGCTGGCCGCCTTGGCCATCTGTCAGTTCTTTGCCGAGATCATGGTGGTCAAAAACTACGCGCTGTGTGTTATTTTCTCCACGCCATTGGCCCTATTGATGGGCGGTATCGAAGAACCACTCGGGGACCTGGTCATCTCGCGCAGCTCTGAGATTGCGCTGTCGGTCCTATTTGCCTTCATCGTGTTGTGGTTTATGAGCAATAGCTCCAAGGCTCGGGAAAACATCCGGTTGCAGATGCGCGCGTACCAATCCATGTCCACTGTCTTGGGCAGCCTGCTCACCGGAACTCCTGATGATGCGCTCGTGCAACGTCGGGACTTGCAGTACGAGTTATTATCGGAACGACGTTCCATTCAAACCTTGGCTATGGATCATCCAGAACAAGCCCAACAGCAGTGGGAAAAACACCGTGCACTTCAGCACGCCGGCTATGAAATCCTGGATTACTGCTCACTCAGCCCTAATACCATGATGGAACACGGAGCTTTAGGCACACTTATTGCCTCGGTGCGCAAGATATCCCCGGCGCATGACCGCAGTTTTTGA
- a CDS encoding polysaccharide pyruvyl transferase family protein, producing MAETIYLVAPAGHPNFGDEYIVSAWLRELSRRRPHTQVILDCHTPGIASILHANVHPHLTVTDTLWQLGLLCETDDDVVEAISNTYSQPMLTTSLNLAKSAEIVHVLGGGWFNDTWPHHLKVLAGAACLGTERKVMTGQGFIPGDEIKERLGHWLQRFDHITVRDEPSEALFADLAQIERGVDDAWLAAPDTTAEHGLGWGNEDARARDFVIVAQSDLLGIEVEELARRILRQLKHLNATGDNIAYVECIPEDDHKVLDILRELDPQLMDQTRVVPFDELWAFGLPTREGQTWISTRFHPHLVASARGISGIAVSAHTGMYYTVKHASVGSAWTITDLYEPVTPGGPVSPQHGEDLREAAEDLAEDIYPVTSGQQFKQSLKAIGRLAKRRITR from the coding sequence ATGGCTGAAACGATCTATCTAGTCGCGCCCGCGGGGCATCCAAATTTCGGTGATGAATATATCGTTTCTGCGTGGTTACGCGAGCTTTCTCGCAGACGCCCCCACACCCAAGTTATTTTGGACTGCCACACCCCAGGCATAGCGTCCATCCTGCACGCCAATGTGCATCCGCACCTGACAGTCACAGACACGTTATGGCAACTGGGACTGCTGTGTGAGACTGATGATGACGTAGTCGAAGCAATCAGCAATACCTATTCGCAGCCAATGCTGACTACTAGCTTAAACCTGGCGAAATCCGCCGAAATCGTGCATGTCCTGGGCGGCGGCTGGTTCAATGACACCTGGCCGCACCACCTGAAAGTATTGGCTGGAGCAGCTTGTTTAGGAACAGAACGCAAAGTCATGACGGGGCAAGGTTTTATCCCCGGCGATGAGATTAAAGAACGGCTGGGACATTGGCTGCAGCGCTTTGATCACATTACTGTCCGCGATGAACCATCCGAGGCATTATTTGCAGACCTTGCCCAAATAGAGCGTGGAGTGGATGACGCCTGGTTAGCAGCGCCCGATACCACCGCCGAACACGGCTTGGGGTGGGGCAATGAGGATGCCCGCGCGCGGGATTTCGTCATCGTCGCACAATCAGATCTTTTAGGTATTGAAGTAGAAGAACTCGCACGCCGTATTCTCCGGCAGCTCAAGCACTTAAATGCCACCGGCGATAATATCGCCTACGTTGAGTGCATCCCTGAAGATGACCACAAAGTGCTTGATATTTTGCGCGAGCTGGACCCACAGCTGATGGACCAGACCCGCGTTGTGCCCTTTGATGAGCTGTGGGCGTTTGGTCTGCCCACCCGTGAAGGCCAGACGTGGATTTCTACGCGCTTTCACCCGCACCTAGTAGCATCCGCACGTGGAATCTCCGGCATCGCGGTCTCTGCCCACACCGGCATGTATTACACCGTCAAGCACGCTTCAGTGGGTTCTGCGTGGACGATCACCGACCTATATGAGCCCGTAACCCCCGGCGGGCCAGTGTCCCCGCAACACGGCGAGGATTTGCGCGAAGCCGCCGAGGATTTGGCCGAAGATATTTACCCAGTGACCTCAGGCCAGCAGTTTAAACAAAGCCTCAAGGCCATCGGGCGCCTAGCCAAACGCCGCATCACCCGATAG
- a CDS encoding lipoate--protein ligase family protein — protein sequence MSKHFELKVPGGKLVVVDVDADEDIIKEVKISGDFFIEPDEAFFALSRALEGASTSDPAPRLQAKMDAALAEFDHAELQGFATSDVALAVRRAVTDAKDFTDFEWEILHPGILPTPVNVALDELILEQVSRGERKPTMRIWDWEDRATVIGSFQSYVNELHPEGVEEHDVTVVRRMSGGGAMFMEGGNCITYSVYAPESLVAGLSYEQSYEYLDRWVLAALKEHGVDAWYVPINDITSTGGKIGGAAQKRRGGAVLHHVTMSYDIDADMMTQVLRIGKVKISDKGLRSAKKRVDPLRRQTGASREHIINTLKSVFSSRYGAEEVELSDADLEAVQTLVDEKYSTEEWTKRVP from the coding sequence ATGAGCAAACACTTTGAATTGAAAGTACCCGGCGGAAAATTAGTGGTCGTCGATGTGGACGCAGACGAAGACATCATTAAAGAGGTTAAGATTTCTGGTGATTTCTTCATCGAACCAGATGAGGCCTTCTTTGCGTTATCTCGGGCATTGGAGGGGGCATCGACAAGCGATCCTGCCCCGCGTTTACAAGCCAAGATGGATGCCGCTTTAGCGGAGTTCGACCATGCGGAACTGCAAGGCTTTGCCACCAGCGACGTTGCCTTAGCGGTACGGCGCGCGGTGACCGACGCCAAGGATTTTACGGACTTCGAATGGGAAATCCTCCACCCGGGTATTTTGCCCACCCCAGTCAATGTGGCCTTGGACGAACTTATCTTAGAGCAAGTCTCCCGCGGTGAGCGCAAACCCACCATGCGCATTTGGGACTGGGAAGATCGAGCTACCGTAATCGGAAGCTTCCAGTCTTATGTCAACGAACTGCACCCAGAAGGCGTCGAAGAACATGACGTCACTGTCGTCCGCCGCATGTCCGGCGGCGGCGCCATGTTCATGGAAGGTGGCAACTGCATTACCTACTCCGTCTACGCCCCAGAATCCTTGGTCGCAGGCCTTAGCTACGAACAATCCTATGAATACCTGGACCGCTGGGTTCTTGCAGCGCTAAAGGAACACGGCGTGGATGCGTGGTATGTCCCCATCAATGACATCACCTCTACCGGCGGCAAGATCGGTGGTGCCGCGCAAAAGCGTCGAGGCGGCGCCGTATTGCACCACGTGACTATGTCCTATGACATTGACGCCGACATGATGACGCAAGTCCTGCGCATTGGCAAAGTCAAGATTTCGGATAAGGGTCTGCGCAGTGCGAAAAAGCGTGTTGACCCGCTGCGCCGGCAAACCGGTGCCTCACGTGAGCATATTATTAACACATTGAAGTCGGTGTTTTCTTCTCGCTACGGTGCTGAGGAGGTAGAGCTAAGCGATGCTGACCTCGAAGCAGTCCAGACCCTAGTGGATGAGAAATACTCCACGGAGGAATGGACCAAGCGCGTTCCTTAA
- a CDS encoding MFS transporter, translating to MKNPAVITTLCWLALLLDGFDLVVLGVAIPSMMEDTRWDFGAAEATLVSTSGLVGMMLGALVISFLTDKFGRRRVMMMAVALFSLFTLGLAFTTNITLFALLRFLAGAGLGGALPTGISLVTEFRGVTKSGSASTILMTGYHVGAVATALLGILMIEPLGWHSLFIAGAAPALVLLPAMYFLLPESPQYLMAAGRVEEARAIAADYNISLDDELGDKHAAEIENSGTMKVLLGATFRRNTLAIWGTSFMGLLLVYGMNTWLPQIMRDADYNLGNSLAFLMVLNIGAVVGLLISGKIADQVSPRKTSLVWFIASAVFLALLAVKLPLIALYVMIFLTGIFVFSSQVLVYGFVGENHPASVRASAMGLSAGVGRLGAISGPMLGGLLVAQGLAYPWGFFAFAIVGLLGAVIFSASRTLKTRPETTKASAPESAPSA from the coding sequence ATGAAAAACCCGGCCGTCATCACCACGTTGTGTTGGCTTGCGCTCCTGCTCGACGGTTTTGACCTAGTTGTTCTCGGCGTTGCCATTCCATCCATGATGGAAGATACCCGCTGGGATTTCGGCGCGGCCGAAGCAACCTTGGTCTCTACCTCGGGACTGGTAGGCATGATGCTGGGTGCGCTCGTTATTTCTTTCCTGACCGATAAATTCGGCCGCCGCCGCGTGATGATGATGGCGGTAGCGCTATTTTCACTGTTCACGCTCGGTCTCGCCTTTACCACGAATATCACTTTATTCGCGCTGCTGCGTTTTCTCGCCGGTGCAGGCCTTGGTGGCGCGCTGCCAACAGGAATCTCACTAGTCACGGAGTTTCGTGGGGTCACGAAATCCGGCTCGGCATCCACGATTTTGATGACGGGCTATCACGTCGGCGCGGTTGCTACTGCCCTGTTGGGTATTTTGATGATTGAGCCGCTGGGCTGGCACTCACTGTTTATCGCTGGTGCTGCGCCGGCTCTCGTGTTGTTGCCCGCGATGTATTTCTTACTGCCCGAATCTCCGCAGTACCTCATGGCCGCCGGCCGCGTGGAGGAAGCTCGCGCCATCGCCGCTGACTACAACATTTCGCTTGACGATGAACTAGGTGACAAGCACGCAGCCGAAATAGAAAACAGCGGCACCATGAAGGTTCTCCTTGGCGCGACCTTCCGTCGCAATACCCTGGCCATCTGGGGCACATCCTTTATGGGCTTGCTCTTGGTCTATGGCATGAATACCTGGTTACCTCAGATTATGCGCGACGCCGATTACAATCTGGGCAACTCGCTCGCCTTTTTGATGGTGCTTAATATCGGCGCCGTCGTGGGATTGCTTATCTCCGGCAAAATCGCCGACCAGGTCTCCCCGCGCAAGACCAGCTTGGTGTGGTTTATTGCCTCGGCAGTCTTCCTTGCCCTGCTCGCGGTCAAGCTTCCGCTTATCGCGTTGTACGTCATGATCTTCTTGACGGGTATCTTCGTCTTTTCTTCCCAGGTATTGGTCTATGGCTTCGTGGGCGAAAACCACCCCGCTTCTGTTCGCGCCTCTGCCATGGGCCTATCCGCCGGTGTGGGCCGCCTCGGCGCGATTTCCGGCCCCATGCTGGGTGGTCTGCTGGTTGCACAGGGCCTGGCCTACCCGTGGGGCTTTTTCGCCTTCGCCATCGTCGGCCTTCTTGGCGCCGTCATCTTCTCCGCCTCACGGACGTTGAAGACGCGCCCAGAAACTACCAAAGCCTCCGCACCTGAGTCTGCGCCCTCCGCGTAG